CGGCGCAGCGATCGACGTAGATCTCCCAGCCGGGGTCGGCCTGCCGCCAGTCGATGGTCGGCAACCGCTGCAGATAGGCGACCATGGCTTCGACGTCGGCGGTGCGCCGTCGCAGCGCCGCGGGATCGACCGCCAGGCGCAGCGGCTCGCCGCTGCGCACCCGTTTCACGAGCTCGTCGGTGGGGTAGCGCGCCAGGAATCCCTCGCGCAGGTCGCGCGGGTGCATCGCGAAGAGAGCCGCATTGGGACCGTCGCCGCGCCCGTCGACGCCGTGGCACGGCGCGCACTGTCGGAGATAGAGCCCCCGGCCGTCGGCGGCCCGGGCCGTCGTTGCCAGCACCAGCACGCCGATCGCCGCCGCGACCAGCGGCGCCCTACGCACGTCGCGCATGCGACCTCCTGCTGCCGCGGCCGCGCGGAGTCGCGGCCCGGCTCCGCCGCCGGCGCGCCGCCGGCGGTTCGATGCCGGCCGCCGCCTGCAACTCGCGGAAGGCTCGCTCGACGGCGCGTTCGAAGCGCTCGACGTCCGGCATCGTCGCCATGTCCGACGTGATACCGATGAACAGCGCGTCGCGATAGCCATACAGCGCGACGCTCGCCGGGCTGCGCACGGCCACCGGCGCGAACGGGTAGGCGGCGAGGATCTCGGCCCCGGCGAGGTAGCGGGGCACCAGAATGCCGGGCACGTTGGTGACGATGAAGTCGAGATTGCCGAACGTGCCCTCGGTGAGCCAGGTGATCAGGGAACGCGGCAGCACGCTGAGCGCCTCGGCGAGGATCGGCGAAGCGTTGGCGGAGGGATCGGCCTTGGCCGCCTCGATCCGCGCCCGCACGGCGTGAAAGGTCGCCAGCGGATCGTCGATCGCGATCGGCAGCCGCACCAGGATGCCGGTGGCGACGTTGCCGGTGGCGGCCTTCTCGGTCCACTCCTCGGGCCTGCGCAGGTTGATCGGCACCAGCGTCAGCAGCTCGCGAACCTCACCCAGCCGGTGGGCGCGATGCCAGCTCCGCATGGCGCGGGCCATGACGGTGCAGATGACGTCGATCATCGTCCCGCCCAGCGCCGCCTTGAGCGCCCGCATGTCCGCGAAGGGCAGCGCCATGCCGCTCAGGCGCCGCGCCCGGCCGGCCGCGCCCTTGAGCGGCGAGTGGCTGTCGAAACGGATGGTCTCCGCCAGCGAGCGCAGGGCGGTGAGCGCGCGCGCGATCTGGCCGGGGTGCTGCACGGTGTCGACCAGCGTCCGCGCCGCCGCGGCCGCCCGCTCGAGGTCGAGCTCGACCCGGTCGCGCAGCGCCTCGACGAGCTGCTCGCCGAAGCCCTGCGGGCGCGGCCACGCCCCTTTGCGCCCCGCCGCGGGCGACGCCGCATCCGCATCGGCGCTGCCGGCGCGGTCCCAGTCGGTCATCGCGGCGAAGATCGCGTTGCCGCCGACCCCGTCGGCGACCGCGTGATGGAGCTTGAAGAAGAGCGCCGCGCGCTCGTCGGCCAGGCCGTCGTACACCCGCGCCTCCCACAGGGGACGGCTGCGGTCGAACGGCGTCTCGTATGCCGGGCCGAGCTCGCGCAGCAGCTCGGCCCACGCGCCGCCCGGCACCGCGTGGTGGCGGAGGTGGTAGTCGAGGTCGAAGGTCGGATCGTCCTCCCAGTGCGGCAAGGTCAGGTCGAGCGGAGCATCGCGGACGCGCTGCGTCAGCCGCGGCACCGCGGCGATGCTCCGCCGCAGGGCGGCCCGCAGGCGCTCGCGGTCCGGCGGCCGATCGAGCAGCATGAGCATCGCCATCGTGGTCGGCTGCTGCGGCGAATCGAGCCACCAGAACGTCAGGTCCTCGCCCCGCAGGCGTTCTGCTTGATGCTCCATGCCACGCACCCCGTGCCCCTCGTCTCGCAATCGCTGCGCCAGGGACGGATCCGGTGCCGGCCGCGCGCGCGTCGCGGCCGGCGTCGCAGACGTGGGAAAGGCAAGCCGCTGACAATGATCAGCCACCGCACTGCGCCCAGCCCTTTGCCGGCATCGCGCGATCTGCTGGCCTGGCCCCATGAGCCGTGGGACGACACGAGACCCCGGGGGCCGGTGGGCCATCCGCAATCGATCGGGATTCGTCCGCTGTCCCCGCCAGGGCGCCCAGGCGCTGATCAACGCCGTCGAGCGGCGCGAGCGCGGCGGCTGGCGGCGCAGCATCGTCTGGTGTTCGCTGCGGGCGGGCGAGCAGTGGTGCAGCGAAGACTGCGGCCGGCCGCGCCATCCGGGGACGGGGACCGAGCTCGGCTCTACGCGCGGGCGCGATTCGGCGCTACACTCGGCAACAAGAGAGGGGAACATGAACGATCGCGCCTTCTTTCGCGAAGTAGCCGCCCGCCTGCGCTGCGACGAGCGGCGTGCCGAAGCCATCACCTATGTCGTCTTCCAGGAGCTGCGGGCGCGCATCACGCCCAAGGAAGCGAGCAACGTGGCGGCCCAGCTTCCCACCGGCCTGAAGAAGCTGTGGCTCGAGAACGAGCGCGACGACCGCCCGGTCGAGCGCCTGCACCTGCCGGAGTTCATCGGCCGCGTTCGCCAGCACGCCGCCCTGCCGGACGACGCCGAGGCGCAGCGCGGCACCCGCGCCGTCTTCGCCGTCCTGCAGCATCTGCTCGGCAGCCCGAGCGGCACCGAGGGCGAGGCCTGGGACGTCTTCAGCCAGCTTCCCAAGGATCTCAAGCGCCTGTGGCTGGACGCCAGCCGCGCGCCGTAGGGGAACGGCAGGGCGCCGCTCAGTGCGGGCGGCGCCGACGGACCCAGTCCTCGAGCTCGCGGCGGGCGGTGTCGAAGGCGTCGCGGATCGCCACGTACACGTCCTGGTGCGACCCGTCGGCGGAGCGCCCGTCGACGATGATGGTGTGCTCCGGCACCGTCAGGTCGATGCGGACGCGATACAGTTGTCCTTTGTGATGGTGGTGGTGCGGCGATTCGACCACCACCCGGCAGGCGGTGATCCGATCGTAGTAGCGCTCGAGGCGAGCGGCGCGCTCGCGTACCCGCTCCTCGACGGCCGGCGATGGCTCCATGTCGCGAAACGACAGATGCACCTGCATGACTCCTCCTCTGCCCCCGGGCTGCGCTTCCCGTCGGCGACGCCCAGACAATCCGCAAGTTTCCTGCCACCCGTGCGGCGCGCCTCGCGTCAGACCCGCAGCGACCCGCTCCTCGCAGTGGCGCGAAGCATTTCTTCGCAGCCGCGAGAAGCCGGCGGCGGTCTCGCCTACGATTGCGAAGAAACCTGTGGTAGGACGCGTGCGCGGACGACCCCGGCCATGGCTCATCACTTGCTCAATGAGAGCTCCGAGGAGAAAGCGCCATGCAGGTCTCTCTGTGGATGAAGGAGAAGCCGTACTGCGTGACCGCGAACGACCGACTCGATGACGTGGCGCGGGCGATGTCCGAGGGCGGCTTCCGCCACGCGCCGGTGGTCGACCCGGCAGGGCATCTGGTCGGCATGCTCAGCGACCGCGACCTGCGCGAGCACAAGGGGTACCTGCCGACGACGCGGGTCAGCGCCGCGATGAGCGAGCCGGCCATCACCATCGGGCCGGACGAGCCGATCGAGCGCGCCGCGCACCTCATGCGCCAGCACACCATCGGCGCCCTGCCGGTGGTCGACGCGCAGCGCCGGGTCATCGGCATCCTGACCGAAACGGACATCCTCGACGGCCTGCTCGACGGCATCGGCGTCGGCGAGCACGCCGCGCGCATCGACTTCACCTTCACCTCGCCGCGCCAGAGCTTCGCCGAGGTCGTGCAGGCGGTCGAGCAGGCCGGCGCGACGGTGCTCGGCCTCGGCACCTTCCAGGCCACCGGCGACGGCAGCGGCGCGCGCCGCTTCTTCGTCCGCGTCACCGCGCCGCGGATCGAGGCCGTGATCGAGGCGCTCAGCCGTGCCGACATCCTCATCGACGCCGTGCAGCATCTGAAGGTGCGCGCGGCCTGACCGGAAAGGACCCGTCCATGCCCAAGATCACCCGCATCCTGGTGCCGATCGACTTCTCCCCCGCCTCACTGAAGGCGCTCGACTACGCCGCCGACTTCGCCCAGCCGCTGAAGGCCGAGCTGTGCGCGCTGTTCGTGGTCGAGCCGATCTACTACGCGGTGCCCGACCTCGCCGGCGCCGCCGCCGGCGCCTCCGTCGGCCTGCTCGAGGAGCAGCGCAAGAGCGGCAAACAGCAGCTCGAACGCCTGCAGACGCGCTACGCGCGCAAGCGCGTCAAGCTGCGCACCCTGCTGCAGACCGGCACCCCCTACCAGGCGATCGTCGACACCGCGAAGTCGGTGAAGGCGAACCTGATCGTCATGTCGACCCACGGCCGCACCGGCATGACCCACCTGCTGCTCGGCAGCGTCGCCGAACGGGTCGTGCGCTCGTCGCCGGTTCCCGTGCTGACGATCCGGGTGAAGTAGGGCCTCGGGACCGCCTCACGGGACCGCGAACGGCTCGCTGCCGGTGCGGACCGCGAGCACGCTGCGCTCGACGGCGCGGGCGACGCCCTCGGCGACGCTGCCGAGCAGGGCGTGCGCCAGGCCGGTGCGGCCGTGCGTGCCGACGACCACCAGGTCGGCGGGCAGCTCCTGCGCCACCGCGGCGACGGTGGTGGCGACGTCGCCCTTGATCGTCCGCTGCTCCCACTGCACGCCCGTCAGGTCGAGGTGCTCGAGCAGCGCCGCCCATTCCGGCTGCAACTCCTCCGGTTCGATGACGTAGATCTCGCCGCCGGCGAGGTCGCTCGCCCAGGCGTACGCCTGGACGATCGGCTCGATGACGTGCAGCAGCACCAACCGCGCCTGCCAACGGCGGGCGAGCGCGATCGCCTCCTGCAGCGCCGGCTGCGATGCCTCGGAGAAATCGGTCGGCGCCAGAATGCAGCGCGGCGGATCGGCGAACGGCGCCTTGGCGAGCAGGATCGGCGTCGGCGCCTTGCGCAGCACGCGCTCCGCCGTGCTGCCGAGCAGCAGATCGGTCAGCCCGCCGCGCTGCCGCGCGCCGACCACGATCAGGTCGTGGCGCTGCTCCTGCGCCACCGCCAACAACTCGGCGAACGGCGCCCCGGTGCGCGTGTGCACGGCGATCGGGACGCCGGCGAAGGCGGGGGCGCTGGCCAACTGCTGCAGGCGCGCCGTCGCCTTCTGCTGCAGGTCGGCGAGCAGCTTCTGTTCCGACAGCACCATGCGCTCGTAGAGCGGCGGCCGGTGGACGACGTGCACGAGGTCGACGTGCGCCCGGGTGGCGCGGGCCAGCGCCACGGCGACGCCGAGCGCCACGTCCGCCTGGGGGGAGAAGTTGGTGCCGACGCCGATGCGCTCGAGGGTTCGCATGCGGCGCGTCCTAGCAGATCGACTGCGCCGGCAACAGCGGCGGCGCCTCAGGCAGGCGCCGCCAGCGGCGCCTGCCGGGCGTGGAAGAACCAGTCGTCGAGGACGACGCGGCGCGCGAACCAGCGCTGGCCGAACAACCGGCCGGCGAGCGCGGCGAGCAGCGCGGACGGCAGGCGGTCGAGCAGGCTGGGCGCCGCCTGCCGCGGGCCGAAGCGATCGACCACGGCGCGCTCGTAGGCGTCGCGGGCGCCGGCATCGACGCGACCGCCGGCGCCGGCGATCGCCCGCGCCGCCAACAGGGCCGACTCCACCGCCGGCCGGATACCCTCGCCGCTCTTCGGATAGGCGAGGCCGGCGGCGTCGCCGACCAGCAGCGCCCCATCGCCGGAGAGCGGCCGCGGCGCCTGGCCGTAGAGCAGGTAGGGATGGCCCTTCAGCGTGCCGCCCAGCGTTGCCGGCACGGTGCCGCGCGCCGCCAGCCAGTCGACGAAGGCGGCGACGTGCTGGGCGAGATGCGCGTTGCCCTGCCGGCCGAGGCCGATGTTGATGTGGTCGCCCTTGCGGAACACCCAGCCGTAGCCCTTGAGGTCGCGCGTGAAGAAGATCTCCGGCAAATCGGGGTCGACGCGGTAGCCGCTGCCCGCGGCCGGAATCGCGAACTCCGTCTCCTGGGCGGCGATGATCGGCTCGCCGTGGCCGAGCCGGGCCCCGAGCCGCTGCGCCACCGGACAGAAGTGGCCGCCGGCGCCGATCAGCACCGGCGCCCGCACGGCGTCGTTGACCACCCAGTGGCCGTCGCGCCGGACCAGCGTCCGCACCGGCTCGCCGAGATGCCGGCGCGCTCCGGCGCGCGCCAGCAGGTAGTGGTCGAGCTCGCAGCGCCGGATGCCGTAGCTGACGACATCGGGGTAGCGGACGCGCGCTTCGCGGTCGCCCTGCCGGCTCACCTGGAAGCCGCGGATCGGCTGGCAGGTCCGCCCGCCCGCCGCGTAGGCCGAAAGATCGAGGCCCAGCGCCGCCACCACGTGCGGCGTGATCCAGCCGGCGCAGATCTTGTCGCGCGGAAACGACGCGCGATCCCAGACCAGGACGTCCGCGCCCTGCTGGCGCAGCGCCCACGCCGCCGTCGAGCCGGCGGGACCGCCGCCGACAATGAGGACGTCAGCCGATTCCATGCCTCACGTCGCTGCCGCCCTCGCGCGGTGCCGCCGCGCCGTCGGCACGCAGCGCAGCGGCGCGTCCACGGGTCGCCACGTCAGCACCCGTCCGCGTACACGTGCGCCCGCGTCCAGGGAATGCCGTTGTGGCGCTGGCGCGCGAACACCACCTGGTAGAGCTGGAGCAGGCCGAGGCGGAAGGCGACGGTGGTGCCGGCGAGATAGAGCCGCCAGGCGCGGACGAAGCGGGCGTCGAACATCCGCTGCACGTCGTCGGCGCGCGCCTCGAAGCGCCGCAGCCACTCGGCGGCGGTGCGCTCGTAGTGCAGGCGCAGGTTCTCGACGTCGAGCACCGAGAGCCCGGCGGGCTCGAAGATCGCCGCCATCTGCCCCAGCGACGGCGGTTGGCCGCCGGGGAAGATGTGCTTCTCGACCCAGGCATTGAGGCGCGCCGGCCGGCTGCGGCCGATGGTGTGGATGAGGCCGCGGCCGTGCGGCTCGAGGCAGCGATCGATGAGCGCGCCGAGGGTGCCGTAGTTGGCGACGCCGACGTGCTCGAGCATGCCGACCGACATGAAGCAGTCGTAGGTGCCGGTGACGTTGCGATAGTCGTCCTCGACGAACTCGACGCGATCGCCGAGGCCCTGCCGCTCCGCCTGCTCGCGCGCGTAGGCGATCTGCTCGTGCGAGATGTTGAAGGCGCGTACGGTGACCCCGTAGTGCCGCGCCATGTGCAGCGCCAGCGCGCCCCAGCCGCAGCCGGCCTCGACCACCCGCTCGCCGGGGCGCAGCGCCACCTTGCGGCAGACGTGGTGCATCTTCGCCACCTGCGCCTCCTCCAGGGTCGCCGCTGGCGTCGGGTAGTACGCGCAGGTGTAGAGCATCCGCTCGTCGAGCCACAGGCGGTAGAAGTCGTTGCCGAGGTCGTAGTGCTGGTGGATGTTGTGGCGCGAGCCGCGCAGCGAGTTGGCGCGCGGCTTGCGCGCGGAGAAGAACAGCCGCTCGATCAACGGCGACGGCGGCGTGCGATAGGCGGCGGCGACCACCTCGACGAGGTCGCCCTCGATCTCGATCCGGCCGTCGGTGTAGCCCTCGCCGAACCCGATCTCCGGCATCCGCAGCATCGCGTAGAGCGTCGGTCGGTCGCGAAAGCGGACCGTGCCGACCACCTCGCCGTGGGGCGGATCGATCACCGTCTCGTCGGGCAGGACGCAGCGCAGGGGCGGGTCGCCGGCGAAGCGCAGGAAGGCGCGCAGGAGCGCGCGGTCGACCCCCTGCAGGCGGGCGGTCACCCGGCGAACCGTTCGCGGACGACCGGTGACGTTGGCGGCTCCACTCTCGGACAGCGGCTGCGTGATCGCCATGGCGGATCCTCCCAGGGCTGGAATGATGCGCTGCCTTTCTTCTCTCCCCGTCACGGCGAGCCGTCAAGGGGCGACCGGAGATTGGCCAGCCGCCGCTCGTCAGCGCCCGTCGCCGCCCGCCCGCGCGAGATCGGCGCGGAAGTCCGGGTGCGCGATCGCGATCAGCGCCTCGCGGCGCTGGCGGGCGGT
This is a stretch of genomic DNA from bacterium. It encodes these proteins:
- a CDS encoding wax ester/triacylglycerol synthase family O-acyltransferase, whose amino-acid sequence is MEHQAERLRGEDLTFWWLDSPQQPTTMAMLMLLDRPPDRERLRAALRRSIAAVPRLTQRVRDAPLDLTLPHWEDDPTFDLDYHLRHHAVPGGAWAELLRELGPAYETPFDRSRPLWEARVYDGLADERAALFFKLHHAVADGVGGNAIFAAMTDWDRAGSADADAASPAAGRKGAWPRPQGFGEQLVEALRDRVELDLERAAAAARTLVDTVQHPGQIARALTALRSLAETIRFDSHSPLKGAAGRARRLSGMALPFADMRALKAALGGTMIDVICTVMARAMRSWHRAHRLGEVRELLTLVPINLRRPEEWTEKAATGNVATGILVRLPIAIDDPLATFHAVRARIEAAKADPSANASPILAEALSVLPRSLITWLTEGTFGNLDFIVTNVPGILVPRYLAGAEILAAYPFAPVAVRSPASVALYGYRDALFIGITSDMATMPDVERFERAVERAFRELQAAAGIEPPAARRRRSRAATPRGRGSRRSHARRA
- a CDS encoding DUF2267 domain-containing protein, with protein sequence MNDRAFFREVAARLRCDERRAEAITYVVFQELRARITPKEASNVAAQLPTGLKKLWLENERDDRPVERLHLPEFIGRVRQHAALPDDAEAQRGTRAVFAVLQHLLGSPSGTEGEAWDVFSQLPKDLKRLWLDASRAP
- a CDS encoding ribosome-associated translation inhibitor RaiA, which encodes MQVHLSFRDMEPSPAVEERVRERAARLERYYDRITACRVVVESPHHHHHKGQLYRVRIDLTVPEHTIIVDGRSADGSHQDVYVAIRDAFDTARRELEDWVRRRRPH
- a CDS encoding CBS domain-containing protein, which translates into the protein MQVSLWMKEKPYCVTANDRLDDVARAMSEGGFRHAPVVDPAGHLVGMLSDRDLREHKGYLPTTRVSAAMSEPAITIGPDEPIERAAHLMRQHTIGALPVVDAQRRVIGILTETDILDGLLDGIGVGEHAARIDFTFTSPRQSFAEVVQAVEQAGATVLGLGTFQATGDGSGARRFFVRVTAPRIEAVIEALSRADILIDAVQHLKVRAA
- a CDS encoding universal stress protein is translated as MPKITRILVPIDFSPASLKALDYAADFAQPLKAELCALFVVEPIYYAVPDLAGAAAGASVGLLEEQRKSGKQQLERLQTRYARKRVKLRTLLQTGTPYQAIVDTAKSVKANLIVMSTHGRTGMTHLLLGSVAERVVRSSPVPVLTIRVK
- a CDS encoding universal stress protein, producing the protein MRTLERIGVGTNFSPQADVALGVAVALARATRAHVDLVHVVHRPPLYERMVLSEQKLLADLQQKATARLQQLASAPAFAGVPIAVHTRTGAPFAELLAVAQEQRHDLIVVGARQRGGLTDLLLGSTAERVLRKAPTPILLAKAPFADPPRCILAPTDFSEASQPALQEAIALARRWQARLVLLHVIEPIVQAYAWASDLAGGEIYVIEPEELQPEWAALLEHLDLTGVQWEQRTIKGDVATTVAAVAQELPADLVVVGTHGRTGLAHALLGSVAEGVARAVERSVLAVRTGSEPFAVP
- a CDS encoding NAD(P)/FAD-dependent oxidoreductase, whose amino-acid sequence is MESADVLIVGGGPAGSTAAWALRQQGADVLVWDRASFPRDKICAGWITPHVVAALGLDLSAYAAGGRTCQPIRGFQVSRQGDREARVRYPDVVSYGIRRCELDHYLLARAGARRHLGEPVRTLVRRDGHWVVNDAVRAPVLIGAGGHFCPVAQRLGARLGHGEPIIAAQETEFAIPAAGSGYRVDPDLPEIFFTRDLKGYGWVFRKGDHINIGLGRQGNAHLAQHVAAFVDWLAARGTVPATLGGTLKGHPYLLYGQAPRPLSGDGALLVGDAAGLAYPKSGEGIRPAVESALLAARAIAGAGGRVDAGARDAYERAVVDRFGPRQAAPSLLDRLPSALLAALAGRLFGQRWFARRVVLDDWFFHARQAPLAAPA
- a CDS encoding class I SAM-dependent methyltransferase — encoded protein: MAITQPLSESGAANVTGRPRTVRRVTARLQGVDRALLRAFLRFAGDPPLRCVLPDETVIDPPHGEVVGTVRFRDRPTLYAMLRMPEIGFGEGYTDGRIEIEGDLVEVVAAAYRTPPSPLIERLFFSARKPRANSLRGSRHNIHQHYDLGNDFYRLWLDERMLYTCAYYPTPAATLEEAQVAKMHHVCRKVALRPGERVVEAGCGWGALALHMARHYGVTVRAFNISHEQIAYAREQAERQGLGDRVEFVEDDYRNVTGTYDCFMSVGMLEHVGVANYGTLGALIDRCLEPHGRGLIHTIGRSRPARLNAWVEKHIFPGGQPPSLGQMAAIFEPAGLSVLDVENLRLHYERTAAEWLRRFEARADDVQRMFDARFVRAWRLYLAGTTVAFRLGLLQLYQVVFARQRHNGIPWTRAHVYADGC